Below is a genomic region from Belonocnema kinseyi isolate 2016_QV_RU_SX_M_011 chromosome 4, B_treatae_v1, whole genome shotgun sequence.
AATTCActacaaaagagttacattttcaaccaagagagattctacctttgaaaaagaagaaaattcaaacCTAATTCATAAATTTGCAAGTTAAAAGGAGGAATATTCtaccgaacagttaaattttttaacacaaaaatgtcacccattttcgaaatattaaaaaatgaattttccacaaagaagttaattttgaactacacaatattttaattatatttgcatttaagttaaaaaacgagaaaaggatTAAAAAAGGCATTTGGAAAAGGCTGTGAAGCCTGCGATTAATAAATACGAATGTTCATAACTTATAGactaaataataatgaaaaatgaacatttcatttaaaaaataaagttatttttccacAGCACAAATTTAAATTCGGACCAAAAAACCTTTTAGGCCTTAAAAACAAGTACGCTAAAATCCGGATTTAAAAATCCTGGGCTTACGGCGTTTCTAGACTTTCAGTCCTTGGAATTTTTCTGATGTAGAGACAACGGGCCCAAAAAAGAGGCGGTGCTCAGTCATGAGTGACCAACAGCAGCGTAGAGACATAGTGGAAACTGGGGAGTACTCTCAGCACGTTAGTTTCCGAATGGCCCTGAGAGTTTATGTTAAGATTGTCTGGATTTATGATCAAGGCCACTGCAAGCCGAGCCCAAAACCATACCTTAATCAAGGTTTCGGtgtaatattctaattttatacTTCAAAAATCAGCGTGCTTCAATTTgatattacagtttaaaaaaacataccTTGTATGTTACAGAgtccttgaaattatttaatctcTTGTGCAATTTCACAGCTACAAGCATCTTTGAAAATGCCTGGATTCTAGCTAGATCACCAGCAATTAAGATACAATAATTATCATAATCAAATTCAGCCGTTAAAGGTCCAGTGGTGACTTCGAATCTCAACCAAATTTGCGGTTCTCGTTTTCGTTTTCGATCAAGATCATTCCTGACAACTTTCAAATTAGGAAACATTCCTGGTGTATTATAAATCATCAATCGCAGATTATTTTTGTATCGCTTATGAATGGAACCTGGTTTTTTTTCAACACGAAATGGATCGAAGCCAAATTGACacaattttttacgtatttgtCGTACCtgcatcaaataaatatttttactgatAAGAATTCTCAAgccgaaaaattattataaatagattatAGTCAATGAAAgatattatgtattatttttttttgcacaaaaaaaatagttaaagggCACGCGCACCTACTTGAAAGGGTTTTAGCTTATTAGGACGTTAAATAAGTCTTTTAGGCATCCCCTCCTCATACCTTCCCCACTATACTTCCCCTCTGATACTAACCTTTTCCCTTATTCTGCCAATTCCCTTCTCCAGCTATCACTTCTACTCACCTACCCATCCCCATTTCTAATCATTTTCTCTACCTTCCATCACTTGAACTTACTCCTCATAATTCTCATCGAAATTTCCAGTACTTCCGCTCCCCTCATTACCACTAACTTCTCCTagtcccctcttctcacttcagctactctttctttttcatttcttacTCACTTTCATACGTTTTGCCTATTTCCTCTCTACTCATTTCCTCTCATTTCCCATATTTCTCCTACCctcctttctcctcatttctactacttttctttccctcacttcctctacttgcCCACCAGCCGATATTTGCTTCCCTCTCTTCCCATAATTTGCCACGCCTGTACTTTCCCTCCTCTGATACCTCTTAACTTATCCTCCTTTCCCTTTTCTTATAACTTCACATCTTCTCATCATCCCTCCTCTTAATTGCGCTCACTTTTCCCCTTTTATTTCCGCCAATTCCCTCCACTGCTTCTACTTTCCTTCCACACATTTCCCCCCACTTCCTCAACTTTCTTTGCATACATCACCATTTAGTGGTATTTCTTTTGTGCGCTAATTATTCCCTTATTTCTCACTACTAAGCCTATTCACCCTGCCCTCATTTCTCTTATTTCCCAAATTTACCATTGCTTGCAATACTTCCTCTACCACCATTTtttctcacttcccctacttcctcaCCCATAATTTTCAGTCTATTTTCCGATTCTCTATAGTCTATCTCCTCATTTGCCCTCAAATTCTATAGATTTCCTTCCCCAATTCATCCCCAGTTCCTCTCCCTacatttctcctcacttcctctacttttcTTCTATCAATTTTCCTCACTTCCCATACTTTTCTTTCGTACATTTCACATCGGTAAACATACTTAATTTTACCTATTTTCCCCTTGGtttccctacttcccctcaaCTATTTTTACCTGTGTTTCTGTTACTCCTCCTCTTTTTTTCTCCCTTAATTTCCCTCATTTCTATCAATTTCCATTActcccaatacatcccctcccatCATTTTCTCTTGATTCCCCTCTCATAATATCCCATCAATTTTCCTAATTTCCTACCctttatttttccttaattttcataCATATGTCTCTCATTTATTCTTACTTTACCTCTCCTAATTTTCCCTGTCGCTCCTTCAATTTCTTAACattatttctcctcacttccccaCTTCCTCACGGTTCATTTTCCGTCAATACCCTATTTTCCCTCCCTTCATTTATTCTTAatgcaaaacaattattaattattattaactgaaaatgtttaaaatttttaaaaaagtacattgtccagtgttcaattgaaaaaatttcaattcaaactattttatattacgaaaaatttttaaaatggaaatattacGGGCGAAATGCGGAGGAATTATTTCAAATctgacacttttttaaattaaagaatctcaAAATTGCATgatcagattaaattttaaaaatacttcaatttcaaaaccttttacgatgaaatattttcagattaaaacttGGAAGCTTTAATCATATAGAATGCAAGCTATTTGgacttaaattgtttttaatttaaatctttcaaaattcaatcatttttatttggcagccataaaaatttaacgattttaaattaaatactgaattgaatctttcaaaatcaaagcttccgaaattctagaatttcaggaaatttattctaaaatcaaaaaataaatataatgattctagaaaaacgtttaaaataaatggtatttttaaatggaaaacattaaaaattaaaaaatttccacttaGGAACGTTGAACATAAAACAAATGCGAACCTCATTTAatagtgaaaaaatgttatttcgtaaaaatggtcatattgaaactttttatagtgaaacctttcaaaattttaattatttaaataaatttaagttgttcaaaaattaatatatttttttacgtttttgagTCAATACTTTAAAATTCAGCGCTGAATGTAAATATTCATGAATCTGAATTGTAACcacaaacaattaaataaatcatttaaatacaGAGGTATCAATTTTAcgcagtttattttttattcttttttactttgGGCAACATAAgttttcacttttcaaaaatttcaaatcgtacaatataagttaaaaattatgaaaaattaatacaattaagGACAATTTTAGCTGCGAAatgaaatagaatattaaaactgGGAAAAGAGAAAAAGCAAGATTGATATGATACGATTCCAATGTTAGAAACtacaaaattgtaaacttttgaaTTCCCAATATTTTTATTACACTGAATCTAacatattaaacattttcaaacattttcagatgaaaaacaattcaagttttaatgcctttttatcaaattgtttaaataaaactccttttaaactgacaattgtGCGATTATCAAGTGCTTCAATTTGATATTCTATgagttcaaagattttttataccAGAAGTGTTTGTACGTTTAAAATAGaaaccaaaaaatgaacaatatttaagcctaaaattaattatttttaaacctactcgaagttaaagatttcagaatatttaaatcaaaaatgattacATGTataaaactgactatcaaggtgtaaaaatgaaattaagcaattttgaaagatttcatattGACATTGTCCtgccattttttaatatttgaattttgaacgattATCGATTCGGAAGGATTTCAATTGTTAATTGTGGAATCATTAAAgccatcattaaaaaattattctaaaatattagcaatcaaattctcaatataaattaaaaatattccagcaTATTCTCTAggaacaaaaacaaatttctagtcATTTCCGATTATCAAACATTTTTGCAGAAAAACGTGAGCTTTTTTCTCcagtacaaaaaaaagaaattttcaactgtttataatttttctgtctGGATTTTCTGgccacattttatttttattctaatttatatcaaatttctctttaaaaaatattggatttaattgataaaaatatgtaACCTGATAATAATGCTTCTTGGGACGAACAGATAAGGGTCCATTTTCATCCAAGTATTTTAGAATTGCAGGATCAGGAACAAAAGTTATGTTTTTGTTAGAATTTGTAACTGTacagtgataatttttagttacagGATCGACATATTCGCTGATTTCGTATAGCTCAAAGTCTTCGGATATATCCACTAAATGTGTTCCTGCTGACGATGCAACTGCATTTTCTTGCGATTcagcttctaaaaaaaattaaaaccttaaatACATTCtaggaaaataagttttaatattttttagatagttttataatatattatttacacTCTTATGAGGGCCTATCAATAAACTACATAAACTACGTTGAGAACTTTTgtctatcccccccccccccccccccccccccccaatgtatCCTTTTGACCATATGATGAATTTcgctaataaataaataataattttaagcttttgaaatataAGATTACAGATCCCAAAAGGTTCTGACAAAAGGTGATATATGATGTTATAATCAAGTATttctataaaaacattatttttaatatatgaagtttctaaaattattgttcgaatttaaaataataattgaaaaaaatatatttctaaatagaAATTCTGTTCTAtactttgttattttaaattcatctaataatttgagaaattttaagcattaaaaaattgtattttcttttatacaaatacttcattattgtatttttaataaacaaataattttgatgaaaaaagttttgattgTTTACATTTGGAAATTTCGTAAGTCGATAATTTTCCGTGTCAGTAATATGATGAACTTTTTCGGCGttttataattcgaaatttgatttatcggaaatttttataattcagaaattgtaTTTGTCGAGAGTTTTattcttcgaaaattttattgCTGGAGAATTCCATTATAGGGGAAATTTGAAATTCGGAAATATTCGAGAAAATTTGACagtgtcgaaaattttatttttcgagattttttggccgtccttaattttttacccaaaaatacgaatgttttaactaaatagaagaatttggtatgcaatttttaaattttcaacttaaaagtatacatttttcaccaagaagaaaatagttcaaatttcagataaatatatttatttttaacaaagaaagattaattttcaacaagtagctcccctttcaaccaagaagtgaaaatgcgaatttttaattttcaaaaaaacgaatttttgacaaaattgctaaaacttcattcaaaaagatgaattccgaagaaacaagattaatattctacccaaagagaataattttgatggaaataaagaaattttctaccaaattgttaaggTTTCAAGttataaagaatacattttttaacaaaaatcaaacaattacattcttcaaaaaaaaaaattatttttaacccaaaaattaatttaaaacaaaaactaatttttaaataagtaaatacattttcagtCAGCGTAAAATCAGAgttcaattcaaaaaatgaattttctacaaaatagttcaacttttaaccaagcagttgagtttgcaataaaaaagataaatatttaacaaaacatttcaatcattaaacaaaaagatcaatttttaagagatGGGATTAATATTCTAGCAAattagacgattttttaattgaataaagtaattttctatgaaattgttgaatttcttaacaaaactgGAATGAATTGATCTTTAggtaaaaaaacaaattgttaacaaagaaaaattaactatctatgaaattgttgaattttaaacttataaacaaAACCTTTGCtgacaaaaataatatagttttattttcagataaataaaattaagtgtcaacgaaaaaaaattcatttttgactaagtagataaatttttaaccagtgttgaagcttaaaaaaattcttgataaagAAGTGAAACTTCtaaggaaattattaaatttgcaacgaaaaaagataaatttcaagtaaatagtaaaatcttcaacaaaatattcaaaatgttaattttcaatttaaaaatttacttttcaaaacaaaacaaaataaatttagaactaaaaaagtacgttttcaacaaaaaatggaatagcaaaatttacatttggaaaattttcttgaaaaaaaaattaagaaattgaaagcaaaagacgaatttcgaacaaaagaaTGAAGTTTTCAAGCTAGGAAGtgaagaatttttttggaaatagttcACTTTCAAACCgcagaagatgaattctcaacatagaagttcattttctatcaagaaagatgaatttttatttaaaaatgtgaagtttcatattaaaaagataactttctaaACCAAAATTGAATTGATacttttgcagcaaattttgaaaaaaaaattgcaataaaaaaagaagaattttcaaaaacaaaataaatgttgaacaaGTATGAATGATATTCTATCCAAAACAGACGTATTTGTACTAATAGagttattttatatcaaaattttgaatgtatttaatttattaagaatatatttctttttaaaaatgggaTGGTGAAATTTTCatgtgaaaagattaatttttaacaaaaataaattcattttctataaaataggtacattttcaataaaaaggattaattttctatcaaaaagatgaatgttctaccaaataagacAACATTTTCcacaaagtttttgaatttcaaactaaaaggtgaattatctatagagcaaataaattttcgaaccgaaaatatgatttttcaaaaaaaaaaggaaattttcaataactaaattagttaaaaacaGAATAGCTTTATTGCTTATCATATAATTGTACCTTCAAGTCGAGGAGATACATTttagctaaaaagttgaattttcaacaaaagagctaatttttttaccagtgagattaattttctgcaaaaaaatttaacaaataacatgAATCGTCAACCATATAATTGCATCTTTGATCAGCAAggatactttttaaccaaatagttggatttttaacataaaaaaaggaatagtgaaattttcctgaaaaaaatcaataattttcaccaaaatatgcaacaagttttcgaaaaaatggctcatttttagccgaaaatatcgtccttaatcttaaaaaatttctttgaaaaactacttgcatttccaaacaaattaattaatattacatcaaataatagaattttaaacca
It encodes:
- the LOC117171906 gene encoding uncharacterized protein LOC117171906; this encodes MTHIFFFLFILLLISVEAESQENAVASSAGTHLVDISEDFELYEISEYVDPVTKNYHCTVTNSNKNITFVPDPAILKYLDENGPLSVRPKKHYYQVRQIRKKLCQFGFDPFRVEKKPGSIHKRYKNNLRLMIYNTPGMFPNLKVVRNDLDRKRKREPQIWLRFEVTTGPLTAEFDYDNYCILIAGDLARIQAFSKMLVAVKLHKRLNNFKDSVTYKINLDLGIVDVILSTFGFWMMRDKTVITLMINALNGIRTEVTENGDVKLEFEESFKEATDKIDPNLYSYIWILSMAEKFEIIRIGNNSKNTTLQTTTVNPNPTELKSSVKF